The nucleotide sequence TCGTGCCGGTCCAGGCCCGCTTGGGTGCGCAAAGCCAGCACGACCTGTTGGTGGCGAATGCCTTAGCTCAGGGTGAAGCGCTGTTGGTCGGCAAAGACGTCGACACCGCCCGTGCTGAAATGGCCGGCCCGGATGGTATGGATTTGGGGCCGCACCGGACCTTTCCCGGTTCCCGGCCCAGTACCTTGTTTTTGACCCCGTCGATGACGCCTCGTGCACTCGGGGCGCTGGTGGCCATGCATGAACACCGTATTTTTGTTCAAGGCTGGTTGTGGAACTTGAATGCCTACGACCAGTGGGGTGTTGAGTTAGGCAAGGCGTTGGCGCTCAGCGCGGCCGATGCATTGGCCAGCGGCGACACCGAAGGTAAAGACGCCTCGACCGCGGCGGCGATCGACTGGGTTCGGCAAAACCGTGGATAGGTCCTTCCCAGCGGCAGGCTATCCCTCTATAAACGGACGATGACGAAAACAAAAAAAGTCCGCCAGCAGGTCATTGGCTTCTGGTGGCGCCGAATTATGCTGCCCGCGACCCTGGTATTGGCCGCTGTGGTCTACGGATTTGGGTTGTCGCAGTACGAAATTCGGCTGCAGCAGGCACTGGCACAACACCAACGCACGGTCGGCGAAACCGCTGTCCAGTTGCTGATTGGTGTAGGCCGTTCGATCGATCTGTTGGTGTCGATGCGTCGCGAGGGCTCGGTGGTCGAGACCCTGTTCAGCGACGAGAACGTCGCTCCATCGGACGGCGTGTTTCAAGGCGTGATTGGCCGCCGCCGTGCCGTCGACCAGGTTCGCTGGATTGACGAAAACGGTGATGAGCGCTTGCGCTTGCAACGCTTGACCGACGACAGCGTGGTGCGCGTGCCCCAGGACCAACTGCAAAACAAACTCGACCGCGACTATTTCCAGGCCGCGCTGTCGATGCAGCCGAGCTGGGTCTGGCTATCGACCATCGATTTGAATGAAGAAAACGGCGTGGTTGAGCAACCCGTGTTGCCGACGTTGCGCCTGGTCACGCCGATTCAAGACCCGAGCGGTCGAGCGCGTGGCATCCTGGTGATCAATGAACGTGCGTACGAGTACCTTGACCTGGTGCGCCGCTTGGCGGTGGCCGACGAGCACGCTTATTTGGTCGACCAGCGCGGGGATTACCTAGTCGCGCCCGAATTTAATAAGCAGTGGGGCCGCCAGCTCGGCCACGGCGCGTCGTTTGCAACTGAAAATCCGGACGGCTGGGCGGCTGTCCAAAGCGCCAACGAAGGCGTCATCAGTACCCCTTCCGGCTATGTTGCGTGGCAGCGCGTCAATACGATCGAGCAGCAACGCCGTGACGTGCGGTTGCTGGCGCCGGACTTGACCGTGATGAGCGTCATCAGCCGCGATCAGTTGGCGGTCATGCAAGCCGACGTTCGCAACGTTTGGTTAGCGGTGTTTACGATTACCTGGCTGGTGCTGGCGGTTGGCGTTCACCGCTGGGCGAGTTTGGTTGATCGCAATCGTCGAATTCGATACCTCGGTAAACTGGAACAGGCTGCGAATGCGGATCGTGACCTTAGAATCGCCCGCGACGCCATCGAGGCGGCCGAGGGCCACGCCCGCACGCTGCAGCGCAGTAACCGCGACTTGGACAACTTCGCCTTTGTCGCAGCCCACGACTTACGCTCCCCCGTGCGCTCGATCCGGACCTACGTCGATTTGCTGGCCGAGGACGCCGGGGATGAGTTGTCCGCCGTTTCGCGCGAATATGTGGAGCGGTTAAAAGGCTTAAGCCTGGATTTGGATGCGCTGCTGGACGGTCTGGTTCGCTACGCCCGGGTCGGTCGTGACGAGTCGTCGCCGATTCGGTTGGCGCTGGGCGCCCTGATCGCCGAGATCGGCCGTGAGGTGTTGGACGCGCGTTTCACGCTCGATGTCGAGGCCGACGACACGGTTGTTTTGCCGCGTTCGGTGGTCGACCTGATTTTTCGGCAGTTATTTCTCAATGTGGTTCATCATCACTCTCGCGACCAGGGCCGAATCCGCGTTCGTAGCGCGCGGCAGGGCGCGTTCGTTCGGGTGTCGGTGGCGGATGACGGCGACGGGATCGGTCCGGAGCATTGGGAAACCGTGTTTGGGGTGTTCTCGACGCTGTCCAACAAGGCCGAGCGGCCAGGGTTGGGGTTGGCGTTGGTCCGTCGTGCGGTCGAAAGCCAAGGCGGCGAGGTGTGGATCGAAGACAGCACCAGCGAGGGCACGACCTTTGTGATTACTTTGCCGGCGGACGCGTCTATAGACAGTGCTCAGGCCGGGGCAGCCCGGCGATAAGCGCCAACTGTTTCGGTGGGCTGGTCGGGAATAGGTTGAGCAAATATAGCGTCGATGCCTTGTCGGCTCCGTGGCGAGTGCGGATCCATTTGGCCAGCGGTCGGTTGGAGGGACTGTGTTCGAAGGCGGCATAAAACGCCTGAATGGATTCAATCAACTCCCAGTGCGCCGGACCCAGGCAAATCGATTGCTCGGTGGCCAACTGCTCGGCGATGGCCGGTGTCCAGTCGGCGTGGTCCAGCAGGTACCCATGATCGTCCCGGTTTACCACGTCTCTATTCGCTCGAAGGTTCCCATCAGCGCAACCAGTGCGGCCGCATCCAACTCGATTCCGTACTGGTGCCCAGGCGCACCGTCCAGGGTGCAAGCGCGCCCAAAACTGACCCATTGATCGCCGGGCTGTAGTTGCTCGCGGACTGCCTGTTCGGCATTCGGCCCCATCAATAAATGCAGCGTTTTCATAGCCGTATGACCTGGGTGCAGGCGCGAATACGCGCGTTCATGTCCGCGGCCGTCACTAGGGTGGCGCCCTCGATCCAGTCGCCCGGTGTATCAGTGAACCACGCCGACTTGCCATACAGCGCCAGGCTGGACAGCGCCTTGGCTGGGTGACCTTTGGGAGCGTTGCGGTTCTGCATGGCACACGCCTGTCCCTGAATAAACAATTCAAAGGGCAGGTCAAAACTGGCCAGCGTCATCGCTAGGTCCAGCCCGGCCTTGGTCGCACTGCGCTCCCACCAGGGTGCGCTGATCACCAGTGCAATCATTTGATATGGACCACGCGGCTATGTTCGTAGGCATCCGCAAGCTGGCCAAGCCCGCCCAAGGCCGCACCGGCACACAGGGTTGGGTGACGCCCAAGCTTAGTGGCTTGGGTGGTGTCTAAGACACCGCGGGCTAGGGCGCTGGTGACACAGGCCAGAGCATCGACTTGGGTGGCGGCGAAGAAGTCGCTCCATTGTTCAGCCATCGATTGGCCCGCGGTGGGATAGCAATTGGTGTTCAGCTGGCTGACGCCGGCTTGGAAAAAGAACAGCCGGTACAGTCCCTGGTGTGTGGCCTGCATGGCGCGGGCGATATCCAGCGCGGTGGCGTCCGATTCGTGGCTAATCAACAAGCTGTAGGGCTTCATGTGCTGGCCACTACGACGCCGACGCCGCCCATGGTGGTGCCCGCCACCCGATTGATCCAGACCCCAAACCGGCCCCGTGCCAACAACGGTCGTAGCCGGTGCGCGCCGGCCGAGATGCCAAACAGCACGATCAACAGCGCCACCTCAATGACCAGGCTGACCCACAGCATGTCGGCCAGCGTCAATGCCGCCATGTCCAAAAAGACCGGTAAAAATCCAAGGTAAAACAACATCACTTTCGGGTTGGTGCAACTAATAGCACAGCCGGCGATCAGGCTTTTGATCCAGCCGCTGCCAATCCGCTGGCCGTCGCCCATGATCGCCGGTGGGCTGCGAAATGTTTGGATGCCGATCCAGACCAGGTAGGCGCCACCGAGCCAGCGCACCCATTGGAACAGGTCGCCGGCATGGTCTGCGATAAAGCCTAGCGAGAGCATGGCCGCCCACAGGTAAATCATGTCGCCCAAGGTCAAGCCGATGCCGAGCACGAACGACGGTCCGAATCCACGCGATAGGCCGCGGCTAATGACGGCGAGGGTGCCGGGGCCAGGGGTAATGGCAAAGATGAGGGTGGCGGCAAATAAGCCGACGAGGGCGCTGGCAGTCATTCCCAAAGTCTCTATGCGGGTGGTTTATCGGCAAGCATAAACAAAAAAGCCCCGCGAGTGCGGGGCTTTTGACGATCCGGATGGCTTAGTCGTCGCTGCCCATGACGCCCATGATGGCGAGCAGGTTCGAGAACAGCATGTAGATGTTGATGTACAGGCTAACCGTGGCCATGACGTAGTTGGTTTCACCACCGTTGACGATGTTCGAGGTGTCAAACAGGATGAAACCCGATGCCAGCAGGATCAGGGCGCCGCTGATGGCGAGGTGCAGTGCCGGCATGTTCATGAAGAATGCCGCGACCATAGCCAACAAGCAGACAATCAAGCCAGTCATCAGGAACCCACGCAGGAAGCTGAAATCGCGACCGGTGGTCACCGCGTAAGCGGACAAGGCGAAAAAGATAATCGCGGTGCCTGCGGTGGCGTTGAACAAAATGCCCGAACCGCCGGCGCTACCCAAGACCATGGCGACCATCGGCCCCAATGACCAGCCCATCCAACCGGTAAAGGCAAACACTAACGGCAGCGCCATGACACTGTTTCGCTTCGCTTGCAGAGCAAACAACAAACCAATCATCACAACCAGTGACACGATCCAGTTGATCGGTTGCGCGCCAACACTGACGGCGACGGCTGTCATGGCCGCGCTGAAGGCCAATGTCATGCCCAGCAGCAGGTAGGTTTGACGCAGTACTTTACTGACTTCGATGCCACGCTCGCTGGTTGCAGTCGTCGTGGCTGCTATGACGCGTTCTTCACTCATTTAAGGTCGTGCTCCTAATTTTATTGAATCTAAGAGTTAGTTAGTGTTTTTTTGAAAAAGTTCAAGTGTCAGCGTACCCCGAAGGGTTGCTACTTTGCCAGCGCCACGCGTCCTCGCACATCTGGGGCAGGCCTAGTTGAGCGCGCCATCCGAGCCATTCTTGGGCGTGCGCCGGGTCGGCATAGCAGGCGGCTATGTCGCCGGGGCGCCGTGCCACAACCTGATAATTCAGTGACGCCCCACAGGCGGCCTCGAATGCACGTACCAGTTGCAGCACGCTAAGGCCAATGCCAGTCCCCAAATTGACCGCGGTTTTGCCCGCGGCCATAGTGGTCAGTTTACGCAGTGCCGCCAAATGTCCCTGGGCCAAATCGACCACATGCAGGTAGTCGCGCACGCCGGTGCCGTCGGCGGTGTCGTAGTCATCGCCGTAGACGCTGAGCCGTTGCAGTTTGCCGGCGGCGACCTGTTGAACATAGGGCATCAGGTTGTTCGGAATACCCTTGGGGTCTTCGCCGATTAAGCCGCTGGGGTGGGCACCGACCGGGTTAAAGTAGCGCAGCGCAATGACCCGGGCGTCGGGTGTGGCGCAGGCCCAGTCGGCTAGCATGCGTTCGATTTGATATTTGCTGGTGCCGTAGGGGTTGGTGGTCGCGCCGATTGGCTGTTCCTCGTCAATCGGCAGCGCTTGCGGATCACCGTAGACAGTGGCGGACGAGCTAAACACCAGATTGACGCATCCCTGTGCGGTCATCGCTTCAAGCAGGCGCAGCGTGCCAACCACATTGTTGTCGTAGTATTCGAGCGGCTTGGCGACCGACTCACCGACGGCTTTTAGTCCGGCCAGGTGCAAAACAGCGTCAAAGCGATGTGCTTTGAATAGGGCGGTCAGGGCGTCGGGGTCGCGGATGTCGCCTTGGACGAAGGCCACGGCCTGGCCGCTGATGCGTTCAACCCGGGCCAGGGATTCCAGTGACGCATTGCATAAGTTGTCGTATACCACTGGCGTGATGCCGGCTTTGATCAGCTCGACCAAACAATGGGTGCCTATATAGCCGGCACCGCCGGTGACTAAAACCTTCATTTTCTTGTCCTTTTCGTTCGCCAGTGGATGCTACCCCAAAGGGCAGGGGTTATCATTGCCCGATGGATTTGCAACGTTTTGCGGGGATCGCCCGCTGCTATGGGACCGACGGTTACGCGCGCTTGGCGCAGGCTCGAGTGTGTGTGGTCGGTATTGGTGGCGTCGGCTCCTGGGTCGCCGAGGCCCTCGCCCGAAGCGGCGTCGGGTACCTGCGCCTGATCGACTTGGATGACCTGTGTGTGTCCAATACGAACCGCCAGTTGCCGGCGTTGGCCGGCAATTTTGGCGATAACAAAGCCGAGGCGATGGCCGCGCGTATTCGATTGATTAACCCGGCCTGTCAGGTCGAGGCGGTCGCGGACTTTGTGACTGTCGCCAACGTGCAGGCGTCGCTGGCGGATGTCGATGCGGTGATCGATGCCTGCGACACGCTGATGGCCAAGCAGGCGATCGTGGTCGCCGCCAAACGTCTTAAACTGCCGTGCTTTGTCAGTGGTGCCGCCGGCGGTCAAATTGATCCTGGGCAAATTGCATCGGCGGACCTATCCAAGGTCATCCAGGACCCGCTGTTGGCCAAACTGCGCCGCGAGTTGCGCGCGGCGGGCTGGCCAAAAGACGGCAAAAAAATGGCCGTGCCTTGCGTGTATTCGACCGAACAACCGCGCTACCCATCCGCCGACGGTGGCACCCAAGCGAAACGATCGGCGGACGCGGTGGGCGGGTTGGACTGTGGTGGCGGGCTGGGCGCCAGCATGCCAGTGACGGCGACCTTTGCCATGCACTTGGTTGCGCTGTGCCTGGCGCGCCTGACCCGCTGATCATTTGGTTATAACGAAGTGAATTTTTAATATTTTTCAGGAATAACGCAAAGGCCTATGGTGCCTCCAATTCAACGGAGGCTTAGCCCATGAAACCCCTATTCTCGATCGCTGCCGCGGCAGCCCTCACCCTGTCCAGCTGGGTGTCCGCGGACCCTATTGAAGTGGGTTACATGCCCATTCTGCCAGTCGCCCAACTTTTTGTCGGTGTCGAGCAGGGCGCGCTGACGACGCTGGCACCCGATGCCAAGTTGATCCAGTTTCAAAACGGTCCGGCCATGGTCCAGGCGCTGTTAGGCGGCCAGCTAGATATTGCGTACCTAGGCATCGGTCCGGCCATGGTCGCCCGGGCCAAGGGTGCCGACATCAAGGTTGTTGCCTCGAACATCGTCGAACAAATCAGCTTTGTCGCTCAGCCTGAACTGGTAGCCGCGTTTGCCAGCGGCGATCGCGCCGGGGCGTTTGCACGCTTCACTGAAACCCATGGGCGGGCGCCTATTATTGCGACCTTTCCGCGCGGCAGTGTGCCGGAAACGGTCTTGCAGTACTGGTTGCAAAACGGCTTGGGCATTGACGACAGCGGAATTCAAATTGTCCATCAAGGCGCCGCGGCGGTTCAGCAGTCATTGCTGACCGGTGCGGTTGATGGCGCTGCGATCTTGGAGCCGGTGGTGTCGACCACGTTGGCGCGGGTCAAGGGCGCCGAGGTGATTGCGGCGGGCGCTGAATTGTTTCCCAACCAACCCGGCGCGGTGCTGGTGGTGCGCGAGGGCTTAATTGCGGCCAACCCAGCGCTGGTGCGGGCGTGGGTGGCGGATCACGCGGCGGCGACCGAGGCCTTGCGTAACGATCCGGCGGCGGCGAACGCGGTCCAAAAGTACGTCGGTGGTGGGCGCTTGCCGATGGCACTGGTAGAAACGGCCTTGGTGCGCAGCCAAGCGTCGTTCGTCGCCGACCCGCGTGCCATCGTCGATGGAACCCGGGTCATGCACGACTTTCAAGCCAGCCAGGGCACGCTCAAGGCCAAGGTCGACCTGGACGCTTTGTTTGACCTGCAATTTTACCCGGCGCCCTAGATGCGTCGGGTGCTAAACGCGTCTGGTTGGGCCTTGCTTGGCCTGGTCGCCTTTGTCGCGCTATGGAAGTGGGCGGGTGTCGCCGGTTGGACCCAAGCTGGGACCATGCCGGACCCGTTTTTAGTGCCGGCTGCGATTATTGACGAATATCAGTCAGGGCGTTTGTGGCCGGCGCTGCTGTCGTCGTTGACGCATTATGGCTGGGGCTTGGGGCTGGGCACGGTGCTAGGGTTTACGGTCGGCGCGGCGGCGGCGACCCAACTCCGGTTCGACCAAATACATGCCGGGTTGGCGCGTATTTTGCGGCCGATACCGCCCTTGGCCTGGGTCGTTTTTGCGATCGCTTGGTTTGGCGTTAGTCACGCCGGCGCCGCATTTGTGATCGCCATCGGGGTCTTTTGGGTTAACTATTTTGCGACCTATAGCGCCTGTAAAAACACCGATCCACGGTACCGCGAAATGGCCCAGTCGTTTGGCCATCGCGGGTATTTTAAGCAGACCTTTAGCATCATCCTGCCCGAAGCCAGTCCGGGTATTTTGGCGGGCGTACGGACCGGGGTTGGCCAGGCCTGGATGACCTTGATCGCGGCGGAATTGCTGGGTGTGCCGGGTATGGGCCAGGAAATGAACGCCGCCGCCGGCGTCGGGGCCTATGAGGCCGTGGTCGCCTATATGTTGGCGATTAGCCTGGTCTACAGCCTGACTGACGGCGTCTTTTCTCAACTCCAGCGGAGGCTCTTAATATGGCGGCCCTGATTAATATCCAAGCCCTGCGCTGGCGCTATGAGTTAGCCGCGCAGCCGCTGTTTGACGGTTTGAATTTACAGATCAAGCCCAACGAATTTGTCGCCATTGTCGGCGGCTCCGGTGTCGGTAAATCGACGCTGCTGCGTTTGGTCAATGGGCTGATTCAAGCTGAAAGCGGTGGCGTAAAAGTCAATTCGCCGGCCCCGGCGGGTGGTCGCACCCATGCCATGGTGTTTCAAGACGCGCGATTGCTGCCGTGGCGGCGCGTGGCTGGCAATATCCGCTTTGCCCTGGGCGGTATGGGGTTGGCGCGCGCCGAGGTCGACCGCCGTGTTGACCGTGTGCTGGCGCTGACCGGCTTGACCGAGTTTGCCCAGCGTTGGCCGCACCAGTTATCCGGCGGTCAGGCCCAACGCGTCGGGATCGCACGGGCGTTGGCGGTTAACCCATCGATACTGTTAATGGATGAACCCTTTAGCGCGATTGATGCGCTGACCCGCAGTGCCTTGCAGCAGGAGCTATTGGCGCTGTGGCAAAAGACCGACAGCGCGGTCTTATTCGTCACCCACGATATTGATGAGGCGGTCGTTTTGGCCGACCGTGTGATCGTATTAGGCGGGGCGCCGGCCCATGTCGTGTGCGATGAAGCGGTTGGCCTGGCGCGGCCGCGTGATCGACAAACCTCACAATTCCACCAACGGGTGGCTTACTTTGCACAGGCACTGACACGCACATGACAACACTACGATTGGTCATCCACGCACCGACCCCCGAAGCGCTCGACCGTGGCATTCGCAACCTGGCCAACTTTCGCCGCGACCAGCCCGGCGCCGAAGTCGAGCTGGTGGTCACCGGTACCGCGGTGCGCCGAGCCATCGCATTAGAGCTGGACGACCCGGCGTTGCGCGTGTGCGCCAATTCGATCGCCACCCAGATGGCCGATGTGCCGGCTGATTGGGAGACCGTTCCCGCCGCGGTCAGCTACCTAGCACAGCGACAAATGCACGGTTGGGCATACTTCAGGGCTTAGCAAGTCGCTATGCTGGCAGGATGAAAAAAGCCCTAAAAAACACCCTGATCATCGGCGGGTTCGCGGTCTTCGTAGCGCTCGATCGCAGCGGCCTGCTGGATCAAGCCTCGGCACCGGGGTCCGCCATCGAGCGCGAATTGTCCGGTACGGTACGGGTGATTGATGGCGATTCGCTGGCGCTTGGCGCGACCCAAATACGGCTGTACGGAATTGATGCCCCCGAAGGCCGTCAACGCTGCCGCGATCCCCAGGGGCGTGAATATGCCTGCGGTGACGATGCCCGCGACTATTTGCGCGCGTTGATCGGCACGCAAGCGATTCAGTGTGTCGAGCACGACCGAGATGCCTATCAGCGGCGGGTCAGTGTGTGCAGCGCCGGCGGTCAGGACCTGAATTGGCTGATGGTGGAGTCAGGGCATGCTGTGGCCTACACCCGCTTTACCGATCGGTACCAGCGTGCAGAGGACATCGCGCGGGCCAACAGCGCCGGATTGTGGCGTGGGACGTTCGAGCGTCCAGAGCGCTGGCGCGCCAACAACCCGCGTTGAACCGCGCTGCACGCCGGGCATCCGCACGGGGTATACTAGGCGGCGCAATGGTTGCGCCTGCGTCCACGTATGTCGACGAACGCTTTATCTAAGGATCCCCGATGCCCTCGTTTCACACCCTCGTGCCCTGGTTGTTTTTGGGCTTTTGGAGTGCTGGCTATGCCGTAGCCAAGGTCGGGTTGGAATACACGACCCCATTAAACCTACTGGCCTTTCGTTTTGCGGGCGCGGTTGTTGCGCTGACGCCGCTGGTATTTATGTTGCGGTTGACTTGGCCGGCTTGGACGTCGGTCAAGGCGCTGATGGGAACCGGATTGTTTTTACAGGTCGGCCATTTCGGCAGTGTCTATATCGGTCTTAAGTTGGGCGCCAGTGCCGGTATCATGGCGTTGTTTGCGGCGTCCCAGCCGGTCTTGATTATTTTGGCCGGTGCATTGTTTCGCCGCGAAATGCCCTCGTTTAAGTTATGGCTAGGGCTGGCCATGGGGTTGGCCGGTGCCGGCTGGGTCATCGGCATCCAAATGGACGGTCAAACCGGGTACCTGCTGGGCGCCTTGATGGGTTTTTTGGCCGTTGTCGGGTTATCGATCGGCCAGGTCATAGAAAAGCAGCGCAAGCTGAACGTTCATCCGATCATGGGGACTTGGATCCAGTACCTATTTGCAGCCGCAGTCAGCGTACCGGTGGCGTTCGCCATCGAGGGCTTTCACTGGTCGACACAGCCTGCGTTTATCGTGGCGCTGGGGTATCTGGTGGTGGGTAATTCGGTGATCGGCATCATGTTGATGTTCAGCATGGTGCGCCGGGGCAGTCTGGCGCAGGTGTCGGCCATCATGTTTTTAGTGCCGGCGGTCGGCGCGCTATTGGCGTGGCCAATTGCAGGGGAAGTGGTGCCTTGGGTCGCGGTCCCAGGCATGGCCTTGGCCATGCTCGGGGCGCTATGGACGCGTCGGGTTACAGCGCAGCCGCAGGCTTAACGCCAGTCGCCGTGATGGCGCGTTTCTTTGTCAGTGTCTTCACTGCAAATTTAACCGCACGGATGATCGCTGCAGTGGCGTACTCTGCACGTAGACGGCGAGCAGCTAAGTGAATTTCATCGTGGTTGTGGTAGTTCATAGTCTGTGCTCCAAGCGGGGTGTGAGTCGCTGTTTGTGGGGCACAGAATAGGGCGGTCTTAGCCAAAGGTCTAAGTATCTAAATTCGCCCATAGGTTAGAAAAACTAACCCATGAGCGTCCCGGCCCTTGACCGCCTTAGTTTTTAATATGCTGCGCCAAAAACGTCAGGCTGCGGCTCCAAGCCAAGGCCGCGTCGTCCTCGTCGTAGCGGCTGCCGGTTGGATTGGCAAAGGCGTGGTCGGCGGTGTACCAATGCGCCTCCAACAGATCGGCCTTGCCCGCGCCACTTAGTTTGGCTTGGAAGGCGCCAATCATGTCTTCGTTAATACTGCGATCCAGCGTGCCAAAGTGGCCCAGTAACGGGGTTGAAAGGTTGCTCAGCTGGTTGGGCTGGGCGTCCATACGGCCGTAATAAATAACACTGGCGTCCGGGTTGTGATTCAAACCCGCTTGCAGACTCCAGCCGCCACCAAAACACCAGCCCAAGGTGGCGACCTTGCCGTTGCCCTGTTCGCGCGCCCATTTCACCCAAGCCGCCAAGGTTTGGTTGGCCTGGGTTTCCTCGACCGCACGAACCAGTGCCATTGCCTCGTCTCGGTTGCCGGCGACCCCGCCTTGATACAAATCCACCGCCAATGCCCGGTAACCTTGCTCGGCCAGTTCATTGGCCATCGCCTTGATCTGGTCGTTCAGACCCCACCACTCGTGAATCAGCAGCACCGTTGGTGCGTTGTCCGGCTCTTTGGGCAGCGCCAGGTGGCCGCTGACGGTGCCGCCCGCCGACTCGATGGTCACGGTTGAGCCTTTGTGGGCGGCGGCCTGGGCCAGTAGCGGATCCGCCAACACGTAAGCGATTGGCAGCGCGGCAACGCCTTTGATGAATTGGCGGCGCTTGTGTTCAGGGGTTTTGGGTCCCTGAGGTTGGGTTGAACACGGGCTAATTTCACACACAGTGGACACTCCTTTTATTGCGTTCCATGGCGGTAATAAGGGCGCGCCGGCTAATTCCAACTGGACCTGCCGGACTAGGGCGCCACCTCGGCGTCGCCGGCCAAAATAGTGACCGAGCCTGGGCGCTGGGGCACGTAGTCCGTGTGCGCATAAGGGGTCACTTTGGCGGTTAAAATTCGGGTCGCGATGACCGCCGCCAACACCAGGTGAATCACCGCAATAAAGCCAAACAGGCCGCTCGGCCCCATCCACTGCTTGAACGGCAGCGCCAGCAGCGGACCCAATACCGCTCCGGTCCCAAACACCAGCAACATGATGCCAGCAGTTTCTAAAAATTTACCGGGCCCGATCTGTTCGTTCGCCAACGCGATCGACACGCCGTACAGCGTGTACAGCGTGGCGCCGACGCCGCCGGCCAGTGCGATTTGAACCCAGGCGGGGGCTGTCGACCCGACAATGAATAAGCCAGAGGTTAGGGCGCTCGCCACGCTAATGGCGCCCAGCACCCGGCGCCGGTCTTTGCGATCCGATAGACGTCCGATCGGTATTTGAAATAGCGCGCCACACACCAATGCGACCGTCATAAACAGTGCGGTCTCGGCCAAACTGAGGCCGACTTCCTGGGCGTACACGGGTGCCAGGGTGCCAAACGCGGACGACCCCAAACCGATCACAAATACCGCGCAGGCACCGACCGGGGTCAGCTTGAGCAACGACCAGGCGCCGGTTTTGGGGCCGTTTACGGGCTGGGGCTGCGAGCTGCGCGTGAGTGCTGTCGGTATCAGTGCCGCTGCAAACAGCATACCGGCCAGCATAAAAGGGCTGGGTGTGATCGGATCGAACTGGGTCAGCAGCAATTGCCCCAGCGTTAATCCAGAAAAGTTAGCGGCCGCGTAGTAGCCAAACAAGGTGCCGCGGTTTTCCGGGCTGGCGCGTTCGTTGAGCCAGCTTTCGGCGACCGTGGCGGCCGCCGCAAAGGCAAAGCCGGTTAACGAGCGCAGCGCGATCC is from Litorivicinus lipolyticus and encodes:
- a CDS encoding MFS transporter, coding for MSKGRSVKSLLISGAILHIAGGLQSLLMPIRAQNEGFDISSISLMGSTYAIGFMLGCLIAPRMIGRVGHARAYTVVAAIAAFAVGWVGLWVSEYAWIALRSLTGFAFAAAATVAESWLNERASPENRGTLFGYYAAANFSGLTLGQLLLTQFDPITPSPFMLAGMLFAAALIPTALTRSSQPQPVNGPKTGAWSLLKLTPVGACAVFVIGLGSSAFGTLAPVYAQEVGLSLAETALFMTVALVCGALFQIPIGRLSDRKDRRRVLGAISVASALTSGLFIVGSTAPAWVQIALAGGVGATLYTLYGVSIALANEQIGPGKFLETAGIMLLVFGTGAVLGPLLALPFKQWMGPSGLFGFIAVIHLVLAAVIATRILTAKVTPYAHTDYVPQRPGSVTILAGDAEVAP
- a CDS encoding DsrE family protein, which gives rise to MTTLRLVIHAPTPEALDRGIRNLANFRRDQPGAEVELVVTGTAVRRAIALELDDPALRVCANSIATQMADVPADWETVPAAVSYLAQRQMHGWAYFRA
- a CDS encoding dienelactone hydrolase family protein; amino-acid sequence: MCEISPCSTQPQGPKTPEHKRRQFIKGVAALPIAYVLADPLLAQAAAHKGSTVTIESAGGTVSGHLALPKEPDNAPTVLLIHEWWGLNDQIKAMANELAEQGYRALAVDLYQGGVAGNRDEAMALVRAVEETQANQTLAAWVKWAREQGNGKVATLGWCFGGGWSLQAGLNHNPDASVIYYGRMDAQPNQLSNLSTPLLGHFGTLDRSINEDMIGAFQAKLSGAGKADLLEAHWYTADHAFANPTGSRYDEDDAALAWSRSLTFLAQHIKN
- a CDS encoding ABC transporter permease, which codes for MRRVLNASGWALLGLVAFVALWKWAGVAGWTQAGTMPDPFLVPAAIIDEYQSGRLWPALLSSLTHYGWGLGLGTVLGFTVGAAAATQLRFDQIHAGLARILRPIPPLAWVVFAIAWFGVSHAGAAFVIAIGVFWVNYFATYSACKNTDPRYREMAQSFGHRGYFKQTFSIILPEASPGILAGVRTGVGQAWMTLIAAELLGVPGMGQEMNAAAGVGAYEAVVAYMLAISLVYSLTDGVFSQLQRRLLIWRP
- a CDS encoding thermonuclease family protein → MKKALKNTLIIGGFAVFVALDRSGLLDQASAPGSAIERELSGTVRVIDGDSLALGATQIRLYGIDAPEGRQRCRDPQGREYACGDDARDYLRALIGTQAIQCVEHDRDAYQRRVSVCSAGGQDLNWLMVESGHAVAYTRFTDRYQRAEDIARANSAGLWRGTFERPERWRANNPR
- a CDS encoding DMT family transporter; the encoded protein is MPSFHTLVPWLFLGFWSAGYAVAKVGLEYTTPLNLLAFRFAGAVVALTPLVFMLRLTWPAWTSVKALMGTGLFLQVGHFGSVYIGLKLGASAGIMALFAASQPVLIILAGALFRREMPSFKLWLGLAMGLAGAGWVIGIQMDGQTGYLLGALMGFLAVVGLSIGQVIEKQRKLNVHPIMGTWIQYLFAAAVSVPVAFAIEGFHWSTQPAFIVALGYLVVGNSVIGIMLMFSMVRRGSLAQVSAIMFLVPAVGALLAWPIAGEVVPWVAVPGMALAMLGALWTRRVTAQPQA
- a CDS encoding ABC transporter ATP-binding protein — translated: MAALINIQALRWRYELAAQPLFDGLNLQIKPNEFVAIVGGSGVGKSTLLRLVNGLIQAESGGVKVNSPAPAGGRTHAMVFQDARLLPWRRVAGNIRFALGGMGLARAEVDRRVDRVLALTGLTEFAQRWPHQLSGGQAQRVGIARALAVNPSILLMDEPFSAIDALTRSALQQELLALWQKTDSAVLFVTHDIDEAVVLADRVIVLGGAPAHVVCDEAVGLARPRDRQTSQFHQRVAYFAQALTRT